TACTGGAAACTCCGGAACAACCATGAGGTTTTTGTGTAGTTTCATACCGTTGTTTAACGGAGTTTTCACTCTTGACGGTGATCAGAGGATGAGAGAAAGACCTATCAGCGATCTTACAAATGCACTTAAGCAGATAGGCGTAGATATAAAAGATTCTAACGGCTTTCCACCAGTAACGATAAATGCTAAAGGTGAGGTCAAAGGTGGAAGCGTCAGAATCTCGGGAAAAATAAGCAGTCAATTCGTCTCATCAATGATACTGTCAGCTCCTATGTATTCTCAAGGACTTGAGATGGAAGTAGTGGATTGCTTAGTTTCAAAGCCGTTTGTTGATATGAGTTTGAAGATCCTAGAGCTCTTTGGAGTATCTGCGGAAAATGACAACTACAAGAAGATCGTAATACCCAAAGGAAAGTACTCCAGAAAAGAAGACTTCTTCGTTGAACCTGACCTAACTAATGCCTTTTATTTCCTATCCATACCATGTATAATTCCTGCAAAAATTTCTATATACGGAATTGGCAAAAATACAGTCCAAGGTGATATTGAGTTTTTAAAAATACTTGAGGAAGTCGGTTGTAAGATCTATACAGAGGATAATCATATAACTGTTGAGGGAGACGGAAATCCGAAAGGGATAGAAGTTGATATGAATAACATTCCTGATCTTGTGCAAACACTATCCGTGATCGCTCTGTTTGCAGATAGACCAACTTCCATCAGAAATGTCCACAATCTAAGGGTTAAGGAGACAGATAGGATAAAAGCTATATGTAGTGAGATAAAAAAACTCGGTGGAAAGGTTGAAGAATACGAAGATGGGCTAAAAATCATTCCCCAGAAAAACTACACTCCTGGAGTTATTTCCACATACAACGATCACAGAATGGCAATGAGTTTCTCACTCCTAGGTTTAAGAATAGATGGAATAGTTATCAGTGACTATAGGTGCACATCAAAAACTTTTCCATCTTACTGGAGTTATTTTGAATTTTTGTATCAAGACCATTTATATTAGATTATGATCTTGATGGTTTTGGAGAAGATGAGCGAAAGGCAAAGATTAGGAGATTTAAAAGAAGATCTACGAACCAACCAAAGGTGCGTAGCAATACTTTGCCTAGAAATGTATATAAAACCTCACAAAGCTTGGAAGAGATAGGGTATGGGTAGCTTTTCATCTAAACTAAAGATAACCTTGAAAAACATCCTAGAGTTTGCAGTTGTTAATGTGGTTACCATATCAATAGTTCTAGGTGTCTTGGTGTTAGATCAAGTAACAAAATATCTAGCAAGAACCTTTCTAGAGTACGGTAAGCCTGTGAACGTAGTTGGAGATTTTGTTAGATTCACGTTAGTATTCAACCGAGGAGTCAGCTTTGGAATATTTAACTCATCTGAAGCAACAGTAATTCATTTACTACTTCCGTTTCTGGTAATCTTGATCATCTTATTCTTGGTTTACGTTTATATAACAATTTCCAAGGAAATTGACATCTCTCTAATTCCTCTGGTTAAAGTTAGTTTTGGACTTATATGGGGTGGAGCCCTTGGTAATCTAATAGACAGAATCATCTTCTCCTACGTAACTGACTTTATAGATGTTGGAATCAAAAACATATGGAGATTTTACATATTCAATGTTGCAGATAGTTGCATAACGATCGGAACCTTGATTATTATATTTGCGATGATATATTCCGATATAACAAGAAAAAAGAAGCAAAAAGTATATGAAAGCGATAAAAGCATTTCTTAGTGGTGTAGGAAATTTCTTCAAAAATTCATTCTTATCCATAACTAAACCTTTCAAGGAAATCAGGAAGAAGATAATAATTAGGAAAGCAGAAAGGGAAATAACAGAGAAGCTAACACGGTTCAAAAGCGACTTTGATAGCTTTATGAATGAGTATTACGAGTATCTTCCTCTTCCTCAAGGTAAGTCAATAATCCAAAACACACTGAAATCAGGCAAAACTTTTTATCTTATTGTGTTCAACGATGTGAGGAAAAAATACGCATCAGTGCTGGAAATATTCTCTGACCCATATTTCCCATTGCCTCTACAGTATAACCTTTTACAAAGGATAGACATAACGACATTCATGGACAAAATAAGAGAAAATATGCAAAACAAGCTTGAAAACAAGAAGAAAGCTTTTCTTAATTAGATCAGGGTAAGGTGTATGAGGGATATAAAAAGTATAAGAGTCAACGAAAAGATAAGAGCCTCTGAGATTAGGTTGATTGATGTTGATGGCAAGCAAATAGGTATAGTGCCTATCTCCGAGGCGTTGAAGACCGCATACG
The genomic region above belongs to Brevinematia bacterium and contains:
- the aroA gene encoding 3-phosphoshikimate 1-carboxyvinyltransferase, whose translation is MLKVENGNVRIFPIRRYVEKSLTVPGSKSITNRVLVVSAMNSRKIKIKNVLVSDDTNHMLNALESLGFTINKYHYSRENDFPEIAEFVKFIESRAKDGLVVEIGGECIPSGYMEREIFTGNSGTTMRFLCSFIPLFNGVFTLDGDQRMRERPISDLTNALKQIGVDIKDSNGFPPVTINAKGEVKGGSVRISGKISSQFVSSMILSAPMYSQGLEMEVVDCLVSKPFVDMSLKILELFGVSAENDNYKKIVIPKGKYSRKEDFFVEPDLTNAFYFLSIPCIIPAKISIYGIGKNTVQGDIEFLKILEEVGCKIYTEDNHITVEGDGNPKGIEVDMNNIPDLVQTLSVIALFADRPTSIRNVHNLRVKETDRIKAICSEIKKLGGKVEEYEDGLKIIPQKNYTPGVISTYNDHRMAMSFSLLGLRIDGIVISDYRCTSKTFPSYWSYFEFLYQDHLY
- the lspA gene encoding signal peptidase II, with amino-acid sequence MGSFSSKLKITLKNILEFAVVNVVTISIVLGVLVLDQVTKYLARTFLEYGKPVNVVGDFVRFTLVFNRGVSFGIFNSSEATVIHLLLPFLVILIILFLVYVYITISKEIDISLIPLVKVSFGLIWGGALGNLIDRIIFSYVTDFIDVGIKNIWRFYIFNVADSCITIGTLIIIFAMIYSDITRKKKQKVYESDKSIS